A DNA window from Hordeum vulgare subsp. vulgare chromosome 1H, MorexV3_pseudomolecules_assembly, whole genome shotgun sequence contains the following coding sequences:
- the LOC123419230 gene encoding auxin response factor 4-like, with protein MPPPAMAMPQAPSVGDPLYDELWHACAGPLITAPRVGDLVFYFPQGHIKQVEASMNQVAGNQMRLYDLLPKVLCRVINIELKAEADIDKVYAQVILMLELEVSSSVNFTGFIDVFLECFYADLNIQSPPSIYPPKRYCDVTGFEGLGPCSTSIKTAEKEIKELAKRINDLCARWSLSWYKEIFKS; from the exons ATGCCGCCGCCCGCCATGGCGATGCCGCAGGCACCCTCCGTAG GGGATCCGCTCTACGACGAGCTCTGGCACGCCTGCGCCGGCCCGCTCATCACCGCCCCGCGCGTCGGGGACCTCGTCTTCTACTTCCCGCAGGGGCACATCAAGCAG GTGGAGGCCTCCATGAACCAGGTCGCCGGCAACCAGATGCGCCTCTACGATCTGCTGCCCAAGGTGCTCTGCCGGGTCATCAACATCGAGCTCAAG GCGGAGGCGGACATCGACAAGGTATACGCGCAGGTCATACTCATGCTGGAGCTGGAGGTAAGCTCTAGCGTGAATTTCACCGGGTTCATTGATGTGTTTCTCG AATGTTTTTATGCAGATTTAAATATTCAGTCGCCCCCATCCATTTATCCACCAAAGAGATACTGTGACGTTACAGGTTTTGAG GGGCTTGGGCCATGCTCCACGAGCATCAAGACGGCCGAGAAGGAGATCAAGGAGTTGGCCAAGAGGATCAATGACCTTTGTG CTAGATGGTCATTAAGTTGGTACAAAGAAATCTTCAAGTCTTGA